A DNA window from Streptomyces bacillaris contains the following coding sequences:
- a CDS encoding enoyl-CoA hydratase/isomerase family protein: protein MSNQEADPAAPGRGPGHEWAGAATESFADFADRVDGKEDVPLRASLDGGVATLTLDRPRRRNSLDLTLSRHLLLGLMSAGDDPGVRTVVITGSGGAFCAGDDVESVRRWRLGDRVDTPFDPITSDAHYLRVCEAILHLPKPVIAGLTGAAAGAGAEIACAADFRLASTRASIGSCLAGVGHVGNVVLMSRLTGPARATEIYLTGRMVSGDEAVRLGLFDRLCEPEEFDRELAELAGRFAALPTASVGLFKELRERSWGQPAEYGLRLQDAYHLKTHATVADAREGMAAFAEKRPPRFTGG, encoded by the coding sequence ATGAGCAACCAGGAAGCGGATCCGGCGGCCCCGGGCCGAGGTCCCGGGCACGAGTGGGCGGGGGCGGCCACGGAGTCGTTCGCGGACTTCGCGGACCGGGTGGACGGCAAGGAGGACGTACCGCTCCGTGCCTCGCTGGACGGCGGGGTCGCCACGCTGACGTTGGACCGGCCCCGCCGCCGCAACAGCCTCGATCTGACGCTCTCCCGCCATCTGCTGCTCGGCCTGATGAGCGCGGGCGACGACCCCGGGGTCCGTACGGTCGTGATCACCGGGAGCGGCGGGGCGTTCTGCGCGGGGGACGACGTCGAGAGCGTACGGCGGTGGCGGCTGGGCGACCGGGTGGACACCCCCTTCGACCCGATCACCTCGGACGCCCACTATCTGCGGGTCTGCGAGGCGATCCTGCATCTGCCGAAGCCGGTGATCGCGGGGCTGACCGGGGCGGCGGCGGGTGCGGGCGCGGAGATCGCCTGCGCGGCCGACTTCCGGCTGGCCTCCACCCGGGCCTCGATCGGCAGCTGCCTGGCCGGGGTGGGGCATGTGGGGAACGTGGTCCTGATGTCCCGGCTGACCGGTCCTGCGCGGGCCACGGAAATCTATCTGACCGGGCGGATGGTGTCGGGGGACGAGGCGGTGCGGCTCGGCCTCTTCGACCGGCTCTGCGAACCGGAGGAGTTCGACCGCGAACTGGCCGAGCTGGCGGGCCGGTTCGCCGCGCTGCCGACCGCTTCGGTGGGGTTGTTCAAGGAGCTGCGGGAGCGGAGCTGGGGGCAGCCCGCGGAGTACGGGCTGCGCCTTCAAGACGCGTACCACCTGAAGACGCACGCCACGGTGGCCGACGCCCGGGAGGGGATGGCGGCGTTCGCGGAGAAGCGTCCGCCGCGGTTCACCGGGGGCTGA
- a CDS encoding electron transfer flavoprotein subunit alpha/FixB family protein, which produces MADVLVLVDHVDGAVRKPTLELLTLARRIGDPVAVALGAGAEATAGVLGEHGAVRVLTADASEFAEYLVVPKVDALQAAFDAVSPVAVLVVSSAEGKEIAARLALRIGSGIITDATDLEAGSQGPVATQAAFAASFTTKSRVSKGVPVITVKPNSAPVEPAAAAGAVEALNVSFGAAATGTKVVARTPRESTGRPELTEAAIVVSGGRGVNGAENFPLIEALADSLGAAVGASRAAVDAGWYPHTSQVGQTGKSVSPQLYIASGISGAIQHRAGMQTSKTIVAVNKDPEAPIFDLVDYGVVGDLFTVVPQLTEEINNRKS; this is translated from the coding sequence ATGGCTGATGTTCTTGTTCTGGTCGATCACGTGGACGGTGCGGTCCGCAAGCCCACCCTGGAGCTGCTGACGCTGGCCCGCCGTATCGGTGACCCCGTCGCCGTCGCCCTGGGTGCGGGTGCCGAAGCGACCGCCGGGGTGCTGGGCGAGCACGGTGCCGTGCGGGTCCTGACGGCGGATGCCTCCGAGTTCGCGGAGTACCTCGTGGTGCCGAAGGTGGATGCCCTGCAGGCCGCGTTCGATGCGGTCTCCCCGGTGGCGGTGCTGGTGGTGTCCTCCGCGGAGGGCAAGGAGATCGCGGCGCGTCTGGCGCTGCGGATCGGGTCGGGGATCATCACCGACGCCACCGATCTGGAGGCCGGTTCCCAGGGTCCCGTCGCCACTCAGGCGGCCTTCGCCGCTTCTTTCACCACGAAGTCCCGGGTGTCGAAGGGTGTTCCGGTCATCACGGTGAAGCCGAACTCGGCTCCGGTCGAGCCGGCTGCTGCTGCGGGTGCGGTGGAGGCGCTGAACGTGTCGTTCGGTGCGGCGGCGACGGGGACGAAGGTGGTTGCGCGGACGCCGCGTGAGTCGACCGGGCGTCCGGAGCTGACCGAGGCCGCGATCGTGGTCTCGGGCGGTCGCGGGGTGAACGGGGCGGAGAACTTCCCCCTGATCGAGGCCCTCGCGGACAGCCTGGGGGCTGCGGTGGGGGCGTCGCGTGCTGCGGTGGACGCGGGCTGGTACCCGCACACCTCCCAGGTCGGCCAGACGGGTAAGTCCGTCTCCCCGCAGCTGTACATCGCCTCCGGTATCTCGGGGGCGATCCAGCACCGGGCGGGGATGCAGACCTCGAAGACGATCGTCGCGGTCAACAAGGACCCCGAGGCCCCGATCTTCGACCTCGTCGACTACGGCGTCGTCGGCGACCTCTTCACCGTCGTGCCCCAGCTCACCGAAGAGATCAACAACCGCAAGAGCTGA
- a CDS encoding electron transfer flavoprotein subunit beta/FixA family protein — MSLRIVVCVKYVPDATGDRRFADDLTVDREDVDGLLSELDEYAVEQALQIADGADGAEITVVTVGPEDAKDALRKALSMGADKAVHVEDDDLHGTDVMGTSLVLAKAVEKTGYDLVICGMASTDGVMGVLPALLAERLGVPQVTLLSEVAVNGGVVSGRRDGDTASEQLEASLPAVVSVTDQSGEARYPSFKGIMAAKKKPVQSLDLDDLGIEADEVGLEGAWTAVDEAAERPARTAGTIVKDEGEGGRQLAEFLAGQKFI; from the coding sequence GTGAGCTTGAGGATCGTTGTCTGTGTGAAGTATGTGCCCGACGCGACCGGTGACCGGCGTTTCGCCGATGACCTGACGGTGGACCGTGAGGATGTGGACGGTCTGTTGTCGGAGCTGGACGAGTACGCGGTCGAGCAGGCGTTGCAGATCGCGGACGGGGCGGACGGCGCGGAGATCACTGTGGTGACGGTGGGTCCGGAGGACGCGAAGGACGCGCTGCGCAAGGCTCTGTCGATGGGTGCGGACAAGGCGGTCCATGTCGAGGACGACGATCTGCACGGCACGGATGTGATGGGGACGTCGCTGGTGCTGGCGAAGGCGGTCGAGAAGACCGGTTACGACCTGGTGATCTGCGGGATGGCCTCGACCGACGGTGTCATGGGCGTCCTCCCGGCCCTGCTGGCGGAGCGTCTGGGTGTGCCGCAGGTGACGCTGCTGTCCGAGGTCGCGGTGAACGGCGGTGTGGTGAGCGGGCGGCGTGACGGTGACACGGCATCGGAGCAGCTCGAGGCGTCGCTGCCGGCGGTGGTGTCGGTGACCGACCAGTCCGGTGAGGCGCGTTACCCCTCGTTCAAGGGGATCATGGCGGCGAAGAAGAAGCCGGTTCAGTCGCTGGATCTGGATGATCTGGGGATCGAGGCGGACGAGGTCGGTCTGGAGGGTGCGTGGACGGCTGTGGACGAGGCGGCGGAGCGGCCGGCGCGGACGGCGGGCACGATCGTGAAGGACGAGGGTGAGGGCGGCAGGCAGCTGGCCGAGTTCCTCGCGGGCCAGAAGTTCATCTGA
- a CDS encoding GbsR/MarR family transcriptional regulator, which yields MTDHEITPEADADASPAAESSPATDASSGADLSPVPGPDGFSDAEAAFISEMGSLMERWGLPQATGRLFGYLLLRNKPVDLDTMTRELGQAKSGLSVAARQLESWTLVRRSTRPGSRRIDYEAVGDLQHLLLVNNAHMRKFTQTLSSGIPVARGEARDRLASLADLFSGFVEQTEALVADWEARRAAS from the coding sequence ATGACTGACCACGAGATCACCCCCGAAGCCGACGCCGACGCCTCCCCGGCCGCCGAGTCCTCCCCGGCCACCGACGCTTCCTCCGGCGCCGACCTCTCCCCGGTCCCCGGCCCCGACGGGTTCAGCGACGCGGAGGCCGCCTTCATCAGCGAGATGGGTTCCCTGATGGAGCGCTGGGGGCTGCCGCAGGCCACCGGGCGCCTCTTCGGCTACCTCCTGCTGCGCAACAAGCCGGTGGACCTGGACACCATGACCCGCGAGCTGGGCCAGGCGAAGAGCGGACTCAGCGTGGCGGCACGGCAGTTGGAGTCGTGGACCCTCGTACGGCGCTCCACCAGGCCCGGCAGCCGGCGGATCGACTACGAGGCGGTGGGCGACCTCCAGCACCTGCTGCTGGTGAACAACGCCCATATGCGCAAGTTCACCCAGACGCTCAGCTCGGGCATCCCGGTGGCGCGCGGCGAGGCCCGGGACCGGCTGGCCTCGCTCGCCGACCTGTTCAGCGGGTTCGTGGAGCAGACCGAGGCGCTGGTGGCCGACTGGGAGGCCCGGCGCGCCGCCTCCTGA
- a CDS encoding alpha/beta fold hydrolase, giving the protein MNEAPRQRPPAAPPPRPPSASSPAPVEESAHSLDVSGARLHYWTAGAADRPAVALTHGAGADHRMFDPQIPALVGAGYRTLRWDVRYHGASASTTGRFRTGYAAEDLAALLDAAEVRRPVVLLGQSMGGNIAQEYLRRRPDEVAALVVIGSTSNTLPITRGERRRLALSRTLMRLMPYRRLSRWMARSSAEDPAAQEYLREAFVANGRRSFLTTWDGMTRTAAPSPGYRVEQRELLICGERDGTGNIRSAMERWSERDPNSEFHVIPGAGHVANLDRPDEVNRLTVAFLKA; this is encoded by the coding sequence ATGAACGAAGCACCGCGGCAGCGACCTCCGGCGGCCCCGCCGCCCCGTCCCCCGTCCGCCTCCTCCCCCGCCCCGGTCGAGGAGAGCGCCCACAGCCTCGATGTCTCCGGCGCCCGGCTGCACTACTGGACCGCCGGGGCCGCCGACCGCCCGGCCGTCGCGCTCACCCATGGCGCCGGGGCCGACCACCGCATGTTCGACCCGCAGATCCCGGCGCTGGTCGGCGCGGGCTACCGCACCCTGCGCTGGGACGTGCGCTACCACGGCGCGTCCGCCTCCACCACGGGCCGCTTCCGGACCGGCTACGCGGCCGAGGACCTGGCGGCGCTGCTGGACGCGGCCGAGGTGCGCAGACCCGTGGTGCTGCTGGGCCAGTCGATGGGCGGCAACATCGCGCAGGAGTATCTGCGCCGGAGGCCCGACGAGGTCGCCGCGCTCGTCGTGATCGGCTCCACCTCCAACACCCTGCCCATCACGCGGGGCGAGCGGCGGCGGCTGGCGCTCTCGCGCACCCTCATGCGGCTGATGCCCTACCGGCGGCTGAGCCGGTGGATGGCCCGGTCCTCGGCGGAGGACCCGGCGGCCCAGGAGTATCTGCGTGAGGCCTTCGTGGCCAACGGGCGGCGCTCCTTCCTCACCACCTGGGACGGCATGACCCGCACGGCCGCCCCCTCACCCGGCTACCGTGTCGAGCAGCGCGAGCTTCTGATCTGCGGTGAACGCGACGGCACGGGTAACATCCGCTCCGCCATGGAACGGTGGAGCGAACGCGATCCGAACAGCGAGTTCCATGTCATCCCCGGCGCCGGACACGTCGCCAATCTCGACCGTCCCGACGAGGTCAACCGGCTGACCGTCGCCTTCCTGAAGGCCTGA
- a CDS encoding TetR family transcriptional regulator has protein sequence MREVLAQAAFQLFLERGFERTTVDDIVARAGVGRRSFFRYFPSKEDVVFPDHERCLAEMTEFLAAVGDEDPVGAVCDAARIVLRMYAADPEFSVQRYRLTREVPGLRTYELSVVRRYEQTLAGHLRGRFGTDRDGELRAEVIAASVVAAHNNGLRLWLRSGGAGDPEAAVDHALDLVRGVWEQPAGPSPAREKQALPATAGASGVTAGSGGSEVIVMVAAKGTPMWRVVQQIEAAVGEG, from the coding sequence ATGCGGGAGGTGCTGGCGCAGGCGGCCTTCCAGCTCTTCCTGGAGCGGGGCTTCGAGCGGACGACGGTCGACGACATCGTGGCGCGGGCCGGGGTGGGGCGGCGGTCCTTCTTCCGGTACTTCCCCTCCAAGGAGGACGTGGTCTTCCCGGACCATGAGCGCTGTCTCGCGGAGATGACGGAGTTCCTCGCCGCCGTGGGCGACGAGGATCCGGTGGGCGCGGTGTGCGACGCGGCGCGGATCGTGCTGCGGATGTACGCGGCCGACCCCGAGTTCTCCGTACAGCGCTACCGGCTCACCCGGGAGGTGCCGGGGCTGCGGACGTACGAACTCTCCGTGGTGCGCCGCTACGAGCAGACGCTCGCCGGTCACCTCCGGGGGCGCTTCGGCACGGACCGGGACGGGGAGCTGCGGGCCGAGGTGATCGCCGCCTCCGTGGTCGCCGCGCACAACAACGGGCTGCGGCTGTGGCTGCGTTCGGGCGGGGCGGGCGACCCCGAGGCGGCCGTGGACCATGCGCTCGATCTCGTACGGGGAGTGTGGGAGCAGCCCGCCGGGCCCTCGCCCGCCCGGGAGAAACAGGCCCTGCCGGCGACGGCCGGGGCGTCCGGTGTCACCGCCGGGTCCGGGGGCAGCGAGGTCATCGTCATGGTCGCGGCCAAAGGGACTCCGATGTGGCGGGTCGTGCAGCAGATCGAGGCGGCCGTCGGGGAGGGCTGA
- a CDS encoding amidohydrolase family protein: MNVPVRTPSAIAPDLPVRPPVVDACALLYDDAGWRVYLHRLGENAPEYLDVFSASFCRYFGADHATYRDALAVRWQDAVDVLLPPGRPPFDLDAYLADRRRQGVTGEFAMGSAERLPDGRTVNEWLLETTRDVRDRVHVWAGLSLRDPAAALDELERSLAAGATGLCVIPFLDGTDPADPRFAPVWDAAAGARLPVWLHTGHHFARSHPSGLGSWRTVETLAARHRELLLVAGHAGWPDVQETLLTAARHPGVYLEFSSHRPRHMAKPGSGWEPLLHHARGLARDRVLFGTSTWVNPAPTASLADELAGLALPAEVTTAWLSGNAEALMARAAGPHRG; the protein is encoded by the coding sequence GTGAACGTGCCCGTGAGAACGCCGTCCGCCATCGCCCCCGATCTCCCGGTCCGTCCGCCGGTCGTGGACGCCTGCGCACTGCTGTACGACGACGCGGGCTGGCGGGTCTATCTGCACCGGCTGGGCGAGAACGCGCCCGAGTACCTGGACGTCTTCTCCGCCTCCTTCTGCCGCTACTTCGGCGCCGACCACGCCACGTACCGCGACGCGCTGGCCGTCCGCTGGCAGGACGCGGTCGATGTGCTCCTGCCGCCCGGCCGACCGCCCTTCGACCTGGACGCGTACCTCGCGGACCGGCGACGGCAGGGGGTGACGGGCGAGTTCGCGATGGGGTCGGCGGAGCGGCTGCCGGACGGCCGTACCGTCAACGAGTGGCTGCTGGAGACCACCCGGGACGTCCGCGACCGGGTCCACGTCTGGGCCGGGCTCTCACTGCGCGACCCGGCCGCCGCCCTCGACGAGCTGGAACGTTCCCTCGCGGCGGGCGCGACCGGGCTGTGCGTGATCCCCTTCCTGGACGGCACCGACCCGGCCGATCCGCGCTTCGCCCCGGTCTGGGACGCGGCGGCCGGGGCCCGGCTGCCGGTCTGGCTGCACACCGGCCACCACTTCGCCCGCAGCCACCCCAGCGGCCTGGGCAGCTGGCGTACGGTCGAGACCCTGGCGGCCCGCCACCGCGAGCTGCTGCTCGTCGCGGGCCATGCGGGCTGGCCGGATGTGCAGGAGACCCTGCTCACCGCCGCCCGGCACCCGGGGGTCTATCTGGAGTTCTCCTCGCACCGGCCCCGGCACATGGCGAAGCCCGGCTCGGGGTGGGAGCCGCTGCTGCACCACGCCCGGGGCCTGGCCCGCGACCGGGTCCTGTTCGGCACCTCGACCTGGGTCAACCCGGCCCCGACCGCCTCCCTGGCCGACGAACTGGCCGGGCTCGCCCTGCCCGCCGAGGTGACCACCGCCTGGCTCTCGGGCAACGCGGAGGCCCTGATGGCCCGCGCGGCGGGGCCGCACCGGGGCTGA
- a CDS encoding Zn-ribbon domain-containing OB-fold protein: MGTVQKAHEECGLSYNRCRWCGTASFRRLLCPVCASSELEPERTTGHGVVVRTAVVHRYTEAARNESLVRFPEGFVFRCQVVGAAPQMVTVGARVKPLAGEEPESSGAVVLELCEPPVQRDWV, from the coding sequence ATGGGCACCGTCCAGAAGGCGCACGAGGAGTGCGGCCTCTCCTACAACCGCTGCCGCTGGTGCGGCACCGCCTCCTTCCGGCGGCTGCTGTGCCCGGTGTGCGCGTCGAGCGAACTGGAGCCGGAACGCACCACCGGCCACGGCGTGGTCGTACGGACCGCCGTGGTCCACCGCTACACCGAGGCGGCCCGGAACGAGTCCCTGGTCCGCTTCCCCGAGGGTTTCGTCTTCCGCTGCCAGGTCGTCGGGGCCGCGCCGCAGATGGTCACGGTCGGCGCCCGCGTGAAGCCCCTGGCCGGTGAGGAGCCGGAGTCGTCGGGGGCGGTCGTCCTGGAACTCTGCGAGCCGCCCGTCCAGCGGGACTGGGTCTGA
- a CDS encoding type 1 glutamine amidotransferase domain-containing protein gives MAKILFVVTGADHWTLADGTAHPTGFWAEEAVTPYQIFTGAGHEVVVATPGGVVPTVDRASLAPDVNGGQEGADKVAAGLEAFEELRRPVALEDVDPEAYDAVFYPGGHGPMEDLSADPASGRLLTETLASGRPLGVVCHAPAALLAATGPDGVNAFAGYRLTGFTNTEEDRAGFADKAKWLLQDRLVALGTDFQEGEPWAPFVITDRNLVTGQNPASAAPLAEELLRRIG, from the coding sequence ATGGCAAAGATCCTTTTCGTAGTGACCGGCGCGGACCACTGGACCCTGGCCGACGGCACGGCCCACCCGACGGGCTTCTGGGCCGAGGAGGCCGTGACCCCGTACCAGATCTTCACCGGCGCCGGACACGAGGTGGTCGTCGCGACGCCCGGCGGCGTCGTCCCCACCGTGGACCGCGCCAGTCTGGCCCCCGATGTCAACGGCGGCCAGGAGGGCGCGGACAAGGTGGCGGCCGGGCTGGAGGCGTTCGAGGAGCTGCGGCGGCCGGTCGCGCTGGAGGACGTGGACCCGGAGGCGTACGACGCGGTCTTCTACCCGGGCGGCCACGGCCCGATGGAGGACCTGTCGGCGGACCCGGCCTCCGGGCGGCTGCTCACCGAGACCCTGGCCTCGGGCAGGCCGCTCGGCGTGGTCTGCCACGCCCCGGCAGCGCTGCTGGCCGCCACGGGCCCCGACGGCGTCAACGCGTTCGCGGGCTACCGCCTCACCGGCTTCACCAACACCGAGGAGGACCGGGCGGGCTTCGCGGACAAGGCGAAGTGGCTGCTCCAGGACCGGCTGGTGGCGCTGGGCACGGACTTCCAGGAGGGCGAGCCCTGGGCGCCGTTCGTGATCACCGACCGGAACCTGGTGACCGGCCAGAACCCGGCCTCCGCCGCCCCGCTGGCGGAGGAGCTGCTCAGGCGGATCGGCTGA